CGACAAAATCCAGCGAATTTAACATCGAAACAGTCAAGTTATTAGTTGGTAGTTCGTCTACCAACTCAAAAATGGGTTTACTCACAAAAATCTCCTTATTTTGTCATTAGTCATTAGTCGTTGGTCATTGGTCACTGGTCATTAGCAAATGACAAAGGACAAATGACGAAGGACAATTTCTTATTTCAGTTTTGCCAGACCATTCAGGTCAAATTTTTTTAGCCAGATTTCGCGATCGCTAGCTGTAAATGATGGTGAACGAGAAAGTACTTTTACCTGGTAGCGATTGTTGACGAGTATGGCAGTTTGAGTCTTGCCAATTTCTACTGCTGGATAACCAGCAATTTGCTTAGTGCTGCTGGCAAATTTTGCTGCTGCTGTCGGTGTACTTTTAGTATCAGAAATAGCCAGCATCGCTAATTCTTGACCACCTTTTTTTAACTTAGCTTCAGCAAAACCTTTTTTCTCTTGAGTATATACACGCTCATACCCATTTCCAGCAGGGGGAAAAAACTTGTTAAATTCGCTACCCTGAGTTGCTTGTTTGGCAACAGCTTGACCAGTTTTTTGACGGCTACTTTCTTGTTGTACCTGGTCAAAGCGTCCAGGTTGTTTGGGAGTACAGGCTGTAGTCAGTAACAATACTGACAGTAACACAACAGCTAAAATTCTGCGGACACGAGGAAAATTCATGTTTGACTCTCCTTGATGCTAAACTTTCAAGGCAATTATCACGGTTTCTACGTGCTTTTAACAGAAAATTTACTTTTTGATCAGACTTTGTGACACAAGGGTGTGAGGGTGTAAGGGTATAGGGGTGTAGGGGTGTAGGAGGAAATTGAGGTGTGGATCATCCGATTTTGGATTTTGGTCATTAGTCATTAGTCAATGGTCATTTCATTATTTACTCTCCCCCACACTCCTCACACCCTTACACCCTTAATTCTGGCGTTTAGCGATCGCTGCATAAAAGGGATCTCCTCCCGCAGCACCCAACCATTGAAGAAAAGCTGGTATATTTGATTGCCGGGCAATCACTTCTGGGGTAGTAAATCCAGGTACAGAGGTAAAATAGCCTTTAACTAATTCAACTCTGGTTGCTTCTGATGCATCTCGCCATGCTTGGATAGCCTTTTGAAAAAACATGCGGTTAGAAAAGCTGATGATAGCAATTCCACCTGGTTTGAGGACGCGATAAATTTCGGAAAATACTGCTTCTGGATATTGCAAATATTGCACAGAGACACAATTGAGGACAGCATCAAAATTTTGATCTGGAAGTGGTAAACGGGGATTTTCGTTGAGATCCTGAACAAAATAATGATCTAAGCGGGGATTACGTGCTAATTCCTCAGCGTTGAGTCCGTGTCCTTCCACATGGGCAAACTGCATTTCTTCTGGTAAATGCGAAACCCAACTGCTCATCATATCTAAAATGCGTGTGTTGGGTTGCAGGCGATCGCGATATAAGTCGGTTAATTGTTTAATAAAACCTTCGTCTACATGAGTGACAAAGCGCGCAAAGGAATAAAATTGTTTGTCGTCGCCTGCGTCAAGTTTAGTACGTTGTTCTGGTCTGAGGAGCATAAAACTGAGATTATGAGAAGACTTACCCAAATAAGTCGGTGGGAATAAACATAACTATATTACGAAAAGTAAATAC
Above is a genomic segment from Fischerella sp. JS2 containing:
- a CDS encoding class I SAM-dependent methyltransferase produces the protein MLLRPEQRTKLDAGDDKQFYSFARFVTHVDEGFIKQLTDLYRDRLQPNTRILDMMSSWVSHLPEEMQFAHVEGHGLNAEELARNPRLDHYFVQDLNENPRLPLPDQNFDAVLNCVSVQYLQYPEAVFSEIYRVLKPGGIAIISFSNRMFFQKAIQAWRDASEATRVELVKGYFTSVPGFTTPEVIARQSNIPAFLQWLGAAGGDPFYAAIAKRQN